Within Solea solea chromosome 1, fSolSol10.1, whole genome shotgun sequence, the genomic segment ACAGAGGGTGAACAGCTGCACATTTATATCCCAAGACCTATTCATATAGATTTTCCATGGGGATTCATATACTTCTTTCACATTCTTTGGCAGTGACTTTGGAAATAAGATGCTATTACATTACTATTTACCTCCTATCACCATAATGTTACTGTACCATGTAAAGTGTTGCCCCTTATTTCAGTTAAAGAAGATAAAGCACATAGTAACTAACTATAGGGATGGCCTCAAAGGTTTCTACATGTATATAAAATTAAAGTCTATAAACTACAGTAGAACTATAGTCCAATCGTCCAGCAGAGACAAGTTAACTAACATGTTTGAGTGGTTAGTATTTCAAATATCTATTTGTAACGGTCAGGAGGGAGCACACACCATGCAGGGACTGAGGTGTTGACtgtaaaaagagagaggggacaGTTTGTTgggatgagtgagtgactgagtgattccACATAGACGggttttaaatggttaaatgtATATGTTTGCTTATACGGTATCAGTGTTCATAAGAGCAGGATTTTGAGATTTgatgtttgtattgttttgttttgtttgttttttttgttttttgtttctccatCAAGCTGGTTCACCTCTCACATCCTCTGAGCACACGGAACCGACTGCACCGACTTTCTCCGAGAGAGCTTTGACCTGCagagacatgaaaacatttggACATGGGTTAGCGAAAAGTTAAATGTAAAACGTACACGTAAGACTTTTCCTGTAAATTGTTTTTGAGTTTGGGAGGAATTTCTTCCTGATAAAGAAATATGCAAAACCATTTTTGGCCACTTGAGGGCGACAGAACCATGTTATAAAGATAACAGTTGGCCATTTGGGGCAGCAACACtggttatgtttttgttttgctatgTCTGTCTTTAAGCTGGCTGGGATATGGAAATCCAAATTAAATAGTGTTAGATTTTGTTATCTGGATATTAACCTAAATTATTATTAGCATTGTAACAATTGTTGATTTTGTGAATAGgggaataaatgaaaagaaaatggaggTAAAGGGTGATTTCTCTATTTCAGACCTCTCtcaaaatcctaaaaaaaaaatctgataggATGAAtattaactatatatatatataatccatCCTCACTAAAAACCATAAACTACAATTAACAGGTTATCATTACTTTCTTTTCATAAGCCAGAAGGTTtggctctgctctgctccatAAAGTTTAGTTAAACTTTATTGAGaacaatgtaaacatttgtgtttagtatagctgaacaattaatccaaATGTTATCGAAATACTGCAATTTTCCAatcgcaggaggcgcaatatgTTTTGAaaccaaaatgtgtgtcttaatatcattttagatgaattattgtctttaaTCTAATACACATCTcgcagatctgcacaaatatctcATTGTAATAATTTTTAAAAACGTTTTTCAAATAAAACGAAGAATAATGATATtgcgaatcatatcgcaatcgcaattcctgtcaaaataatcgcaattagatcgCTCAGCCCTAGTATTTAGTATGAAATTTACAGTTATTATTTCCAGGCTCCACTGAAATTATTTGCAGTTACATACTATATCAAATTCTCTCTCTAGGAGTTAAGCTTCATAGAATTCAGTTCATTGAGATAGAAAACTCCAAATCCATATCCTGCTGTTCATTATTAAGCTTGGGGAGATTGACAATGTGTTTATCTGGGTACCAGATGAGTTATTGTTGGATGAGTAtaggttattttcttttttttttgaaagcagTGTTAAAAAGCTGACAGAATAAGTGCAATTGTGTTAAACCAAAAATGTTTTGGTGAGCATTACAATGCCAACAAATAAGAACGACATCCTCAAATAATCAAGGACCATCATACTGTCATTCCCAGATGcccttgggaaagggaggggtgactGCAGAGGGCCTCTGTTCCTTTCAAtctccactagatgtcactaattctcatacacttgacctttaaaCAGTTACGTTAAAAAACGAGGCTTCAGACGATGGCTCTTCAGTTGGTTCCTCTCCACCCACCTGATAGTCCCTGCTAACAGAGGGTTGAAAGCATACAGCCAGTCATGCATCTCTTTGTCATTGGCAGCCTGCAGCAGGATTCCGCGATGTTCAGTGCACACAGCAAACGTGTTGGGAGTCTGGAGACATTTAACACACTCGGGTTACTAAGACATCTGAAGATCATTCAGGTtcacaaaaaacactgtttatttaaTTGAGAAATTGGTTTCAGCTTTGAACGGAGGCTGGGTCGTACCCGTAGTAAGGTTTGTTTGTCCTCACTGTATTCCACCTTTGCCGAGGACAGGTTGATGACTGCTCTCTCCACGCTGTCCCGCTCGCTGCGGTACAGGTAGACGTAGGGCCTGCGCACCACCACGTAACGCTTCAACCAGCCACTGGTGTGGGGCTCAAGGAAGTGCAAGTAGCCCTTCTTTGACACAATGGGGCTATATGTgatgaaataatcattttaatatctaAGAAGATGTTGATTTCCTGAAAgaaaaccgtgtgtgtgtgaatattctGACCTGACACGTATTTCCTGTATGTCAGGTACAAAGCTGTATCCTCTGAGAGCTTTCTTTCTGTCCACTGGGCTGTACGGGTCCAGATCTGGAGTCGACGCCTCGGAACAGGGTTCAGTATGCCtgcaaaaaacatgaaaacacaaattaataatgtgacaaaaaaggggGTGGATGACAGAAGTAACAATGCTGGTGCCTATAAGCAAAGGCATCTCACTGCtctgctttaaatgtttaaatgggAATATGTCATTCATCTTGTAGGGCAAAgtagaaatgtatttaaagaaTTTACCGGACAAGGAAAATCTAATTTAAGATATATGCTACTGAGATGCATCGTGCGAAATGTAGGATCCAGAGGTGTTAGAGCTGGAGTTAAGTCAGGGTACTTTGGACTGCGATGCCTTTGTTTTTAGACCCATGGTTCTTAAACTGTGGcatgtgagcttcctctggtgataCTTggaagaaaaatcagaaagacTTCTCTGCTATATATAATTTTGACCGGAGCgcgtaaaaaaatgaaactacaataacaaataataataataaattaaaccttatctctcgctccatcctaatctaatttcactatatcaGTGCGTCAGtattatgtgaggaagaggaggacgatgagagagcaaatcttattgggaataaatatGCCTCCTGTGacaagtctgtagctgactttgctcggcctattcacaccactgtattttaacactAAGAAGATATCGCTACATACCTAAAGTCATAGTGTCCTTCGACCAGCGACGGGCAGGTAGAGGACGGAGTAAGCGTGCTCAGTCCAGACGATGATGAGTCCCTCATTAAAGATGCAGACATCTCAGacagctaaaaacacacacacacacgcgtgcacacacacaccaaatcatgcagggagaaacacacacaagacaagagggacaaatacagacaaaacaTGCCAGCAAACAGTTAAGCAcgaacaacacagacacgcattCAGAAAACAACTCAATCAGACAAACTGTCATTTATGTAGCAATACATTGGAAAAATTATTCTGTACCACTAAAACACACATCCTCATCATGTCTAAGAGCCCCTCattgattaaaatattaaagaatacatgtgggggggggggggggggggggggtactgaGTTAGTGGGAACCTCTCAATCTCTGAAAAGGAGGAACTGGTGAGGGATGAAGTCAGGAGAGAATCCTGTTGTAAGTGATGAACACATGGGTTTTAAAAGATAGAATTGAGTGGAGACCTTGGTTAATATTATCCTAAAAAGATTTCTTGTTTGACTGTCATATCTCATCCACCAgatacaaatatataatatttgtgaATAATATTTACCCTTGGTCTACTACAAAAGTTTAAAAGAAGTGGGTGATGGGGAATTAGATAAGAAAAGGatgtgaaaaaaacccaaatctgTGCTGAACTTATTATGAAATGAGTTAATGGGTGAAATGTGGGGCTTAATTATTCAGTACAGTAGTAAATGTTCAGAGGGATTATTGGGCCGGGTTAGAGGGCCTAGACTGGGGCTCACCTTGCTCTCACTGGCACTGCTGCTCACCTGGCTGTACTCTCTGTTGAAGGTGTGCATCAGCAGACGCAAACACTAAAACAGAAAATAGACAGAAAATCATGCTGAATTATGTCTGTATGGGATcataacagttaaaaaaaacaacaacagtcggGCTCAGACAAAAGTTATGGAGCAGCATTCACCTTGGCCGCCAGCTCCCTCTGCCTCTGGTTGGGGCTCTCGGGGGTGAGGCTGCTGCTCGGACTGTGGCTGAGGACGGGACTCTTTGCGAAGTCGCTGATGTCACTGCTTTTATACAGCACTTCCTGTCCGGCCTGCAGAGTCGCCTCCAGCTTCTCCCTCAGCAGCAGGTAGTGTCGGGTCTTCTCCACCTAAAACAACAAACGTGTGCAAGTTTTACATCATTTGTTGTGGTAAGAACCTTGTTACATTCTTTCTGAATGCTTTACCTCCTCATTTTCGGACGTCAACACAgcttttcaaattaaatgattGCAGTTCTACAACAGTTAAAGGTCTTGTTGAGTAATTAATGTATTTTCTGTGAACAAGTGATTTCATTAGGCTGTGTGCATGCAGAGTTGTCCGTAATTTTGCATTTATACTATTAGGTTGTAATATAAACATACGTACAACCTTTAATagacaaatacattaaaatacatacattgaaaagaaattattttaaaaaagattgtaaaatatgatataaaaataCAGTTATATAAAAAAGTTGCAACCTGAAGGTTTAAGATCAAATTTCTGTCCAAAGGGAGGAATTGTACTTAATTTGAGAAGGCTGTATTGTGTTTCATGAGTCAGCTGCAGTAAAGGCAGTTTTTCCTAATCTAGAATGAACCCATGGAATACTAAATGCATTTCTTTGTGCCATCTTTTGTAGACGTCATCATTCTTACCTCCTGCAGTAAGCTGAGTTTCTCCAGCTCCCACTGGTGGTCAAGGATGAGACTGTCACTGCGAGGCCTCCATCCAGCCAGGTTCTCCTCTCCTCGGACGTACGCCACCGAAGTATCCAGCACACGCCTGCGGCGGCGCTGCATGCCTGATGGAgaacaatatgaaaaaaatgtatgttttagaACATTGATACCCTGTCATGTTTaacaaatgttttagttttatttaactgagctttcttgtttgttttgtctcacCTGGACTTCCATTGTCTGCCACGTGACAGAGAGTGACTTCATAAACTCCTGTGACACGGTTACTGAGATGGAGAGAGGACAAATTGCCACAGTACATTTAAACAAAGAGATGTCGGACAGTTAACCTAATAAAATGTgctgaaaacattatttatttaaacataaaagtaTAGAAACACAGTGTAGCCTGAACTCAGATTGTATAAATCTAAAAAATCTGCACCTCTCAGAGGGACGGAGGCAGCCGGTGCTGAAGAGATTTCTGATGGAGCGAGAGGCCGGCAGCTTTGTGTCGCGAGAGTAAAAAACCATGCAAAAATCTTTGGTGATCACTGTCGGTTGTGTGCAGTTCTCCATCTGgttaaaatacacagaaaacatCAGAATCCATTCACAAGAACACAGTGaaagaaatatttatttgataaaaagaaatattaCCTCCAAATAAGCAGAGAGTGTGATGTAGATCTTCTCCCTGTAGGGAGTGACTCTGTTCAAGAGCAGAGAGTTGTGCATGGAACTGTCCCACGCTGCCTCAAACCGGTAGAACGTTCTggtgtgagaaaaacaaaatgggaTCTTTTACCTGCTTCATCTTAAAGGCAGAAATATCCAACTTACCACGAGAAAGTGAAACATGTGAGGTAAAGGGCATTCTTGTTTTATAGAAAAGCAATtagtgaaaatataaaaaaaatgattgtcaTTGTACCTATGATCTACTCCCAATGAGACGCTGCcgtaaacaaagacaaaaagtgaGAAGGGTGAGAAATTCGGCAAAGAAACTGATCCaagcaaaattaaataaagcaaaactttagtgacacacacacacacacacacacacacacacacacacacacacaaacaggcggATTCATACTTGTCATCATGCTTAGGCCAGAAGTATCCAGACGACAGGATGTTGAGGGAAAGAATGTTGGGGTCTATGATGGTCTCATCGGCCTCTGGTGTGTTTCGAATGCGAcctaaaaatcaaataaatcttaAATCAGATGAATTTATTCCCAATTGGACAAAGATTTATATATTGTTTGCCACTTTCCCTCATTACTCACCAATGACCAGCTCTTTCACCTCTTTCCACTcgatgtcatttcctgtttcatgAGCAATGGTGACTGTGATCCTCCTCTGAATGCCCTGTGGATGTTGTGAAGCAAATCAGCAAATCAGCAAATCAATATTGTTACTGCAACAAATGTATCTCATGCAATGATAATGAGTGGAAGGAATGTGGCACATGTGTTTATTCAGACATTGACACGTAAATGCTGAtattaaaaatactttaaacaCACTGGGCCTTATTAAGATGATCTAAAGCAAAAGGTCGAAATTTATTTAGTGTCTGAATTATTAGTAGGTGTGTATGTATGGAGTCCTGTGACCTTGGCGTTAAGATCTGAAGAATGTgcccgtgtgtctgtgtgctttatGCAAAGGAGGTGGCTGCAGTCCCAGCAGCCAGCACCCCCACACCCCACCATCTACTACACCCTATGTCCCATCAACAACTCCATTAGATAAGGAATACACGAACATTCAAAATTTGTTATCGCTATTGAGTGTTGTTGACTCCTCCATAATTTTTTGCCTAGAAATATGGATTTCTATGAATTTAAAGATTTTTAGTACACTACTCAAcaatatatataacattagttATGTGTTTTCAGgtaattaaattcatttaatgCATTATGTACATTAGCTACTGAGTCTATTCATGTGTATTTAGGGAAATATGGAGGTAATTAAAGGTGGTCAGACCTGATGTAAGAGGTACGTGCCGTGACAGGGCATCCCACTTCTGTGGTCTACAACAGCAGGTATGTAGCTGGAGAAGAGGAAACATTTATGTTAAGTGAgacttacagtatataattTGAGGAAGCATaaatttagttttaaatgaCTCACTCCCCGTTGGCCTCCAGCTCGCAGATCTCAAAGAAGACCATGAGGTCATATTTGGCGTGGCATGGTCCCGCAGTGGAGCGAGTCAAAGTGCTGAGCTTTGTGGCTGGCACTGAAGAATGACAGGAGAATAGATTAATGTGTGACAGCCCAGACCAGACCAGTTCAGTTCACCCCAGACTGAACTGATTATGATTGAGTTAGAGAGGAAGACAAAGCAGGATGTGGAATTTTGCTTCACCAACACATTTCAACACACAGTGTCCACATAACATCAGGAAAAacgtttacatttacattatattCATCAGGGAATGTTGAAGAAAcctaattgtggttttaaaatttTCAATAGACCGAAATCAACAAACACttgtaaaacacagacaaaattgAGCAAATCTGAGGGCAAACATACCTTACAGTTAGGTATTACATctaaaagtgtgtttgtacagtgcaTAAACATTGTATTGCTACATAATGAAGAAAAGGATATTACTATAGTGTATATATTATTCATGAATTATTGCCAAGCCCTTTACAGTATGATGACCATAAAAGCTACGAAAAATCactgtttatttacatgttaGGGAATAACATGACATTCAGTTATTCAGGTGAAAAATTCACTGAATAGATGTTTAAATGCTGCCTTTGATATAAGCAGAGCAGTTATTTCTCAATTTAAATGATACAAGCTTTTATGGTTGACCAAATTATCTGCAGGTTTGACTGATTCCTTCTTTTCCCAGTGATTTTGTGATAATAAAACTTCTAAAATTGCTACCTATGAAAGGCCATGGAgtgcaataaataaacaaatcatgGATAAATGCTACTGTTTAATCAACTCTACAAACCTGGTTTGGATAAGGGCATCACCCTGGGGAACTGTCTCCTGGAAGGTCTCAGTGGACTAAGAGACAAGACAAGGAaaccaaaatgtgaaatgtgtctgAATGATACATTAACTCATAATAAGTCACCAGttgaaataaagttgaatgTAAATTACCTGATCAGGTCTTTGCAGAGTGGAGGGAAGGGTTGTTTCTGATAATGACCAAACACCTCAAAGACGATTGGCTGAGTCTTTATGTACTCCACAAAAGACTTGGTCACCTCCACTGTGATCTGGCAGAGGACAGAAGGAATGAAATTAGACTACATGCAACTAGTCAAAGAACCCGTTTACAAACAGCAGCCCTAACCATTAATatttgtgaataataataagagtgtAGAGTTCAGTGCGCACATTTTGTACGTGGTAGAAACCAAGCGGAGGTCCTCTGCCTGTGTTCTTCAGTGGTTCCGTGGAGAAAGCCTCGTCATGACGGTGGATGAAACTGAAAGGAGACCAGAAATGAACGTATTTGACACTGCTCTTCATTTTaaccatgaataaataatgttcAAACCACAAACAATAACCACAAGTGATGAATATTGGACAAACAGTGTAGTATTTTTCTCAAAGCTTCTGTGACAACTTGCAAGGATTCAAGTGTCTCTGTTCAGTGTTCACTCACTTGAACTGGCAGAAGATGTCGGCATACTCGGCTGAGATGCTGGACGCCTGTAAGACGGTGACTCTGAAGGTAAAGGTGCTGCCAATCCTCAGGTGGGTCAGCGCTTTCTCTGGAGAGAGGTCTAGGGGAAGATCCAGACCCAGACCTAAACTCTTGGATGGGCTGCTAGGAGAATCCAGTGTGGCTGCACATGACAGaagtgtgtatttttaattgtacttttccatttttaatgacCATTCactttacagtatatttttagCATTTTACCATTCAAAGTGCATTGAAAGGATAGAGTGTGTAACAGTTTTTCGATCACAAATCtatcatacccattcacacagtgcCAGCACAGCTGCCAGGACTATGTCTGGCTTGCATCAGTAAGTAACATTAGAACAAGTAAGGATCAAACCCCAAACCTTTCCGGTTGGAAGATGAcccactctaccactgatcaATAGCCACACAGAAACCTTTTGAAAGGTGTTGTGTTGGAgcacacatacaaaacacacacacacccctcttACCTTCacaagtgttgttgttgacttCGTCCACAGAGATTCCCATATCAGAATTTTGTCCTTCTCCCTCCACAAATCTCAGCTCCTCCTGAGAGGTGTTGGAGTGCGACATAACACCAGGACACGTCTCTGTCTGGAACTAAAcacaagagaggaaaacatgaGCTCAGTGCAGTCAACAACATCCAAAGGCAGCAATTCATGAAGAATTTCAAGTGCTTGAAACCGTCTCTCTGCTTGCTTTTAAATGGCATGCTTAATTTTTACAGCAACACATTATCAATCCAAATGTGAAATATGGAGAAAATCTTGGTAtctgtttttacaaaacattatgATGTAGCAGGTAAGTTGACCTTAGACCTTTTAGATATACAATGTCATCACTACATAATTTCCTCCAATTAGACATTTGATCTCATTTGGcattttcttcctcctcacaAGCGGGATCATAACATACTTAAAAGAACTCTAAGGAATCACTACCTTCTCAAAATGTTTGTCTTCAAAGGAGATTTTGGCAGTGCCAGACTGCCTCACACCAGAGCCATAATCAGGGGCCTCCTCATCAGCTGGAGAAGCACAAAACAGAGGATAATGCGTGACCACCTTTTCATAAAGTAAAGTATCTAACAGTTAgacaacatttttcatcattttcatgtgtgattatatctgaaaaataaatcaaattggGGAGGATTTGGTCAATCTAACCCTAACATTAGCAAGGTCAAAATGAATACCTGAGATGGCCTGCACAGCAACTCTGAGGAAGCCTTTCACTTCCCCTTTCTCACTGACAATGGCCACACGATGCACCAGTGGTACTGGGTACAGCAAGTTACTCAGGTACACAAAAGCCCTGAGGATAAAAAGCAAAGACGGTGATCATTTAAAGCATATTAAACACGTGCAtttgagaggagaggagttgtTTGCATTTGGTGTTCAGTCGACGTCTGACCTGCCGACAAGACGGAACCAGGGGAAGCGGTCATAGAAGGGGTCGCCTCCGGTCAGGGCGTGGTCGCAGTCCTCCACAGCACTGCTGGGGAGTTCTGCAGCACGGTCGTACATTTCTCTCATCAGGTCCAGCCTCTGTCTGCAGGGACACACAATGAGGACCAAACGCAGCtgtgatgaatgaatggcagTATAACAGAAAACGCAAAGGAGACTCCTCCCCAAGTCTTGTTTTAGCTGTAGTTTGGCTGTACCTTACAAAGACAGCAGaccatatttttaaatgttttaaaaaatgttatgctTAGTGCTATAACTTCTTCAGAATTTAACATTCAGTCAAGTACTTTTTCTTAAAAGGTCTTTGTaaaagagacacagaagacAGCACCTGGGaacatcttaaaaaaacaccttttttaagATGTTCTTAAAGGAAAAGTTGCACTTGTAGTAGTCATATTTACTGAAATATGTCACATGAAGTGTAAACAGTGGTACTTTATAAggtcacttgtttttttttatttgtgtatttatttaaatatttataaatgtaaaactaGAGGATGAAGGACTCTCTAATCATGAactcaaataataaataaataaaaaaaaaaaacattgaccaGACTTATCGTTAATAAGCTTATACCTGAGTTTCTCTAGAGTCCAGTAATGCGTTGCTCCATTCTTCTGATCCTGCACCTCGACAGCCACTATAGTCTGAGGGAAAGGTCTGCTTTCTCGCTCCTTGGCCCCACAGGGCGGCAGCAGGTCAGGAGGCAACGGGGAGTAGAGAGTGTCCGTCAACAAGACAAACTGGAACTGAACCTGAGGATGACACAAGACATAAAACATGAGAAACTGACTCTTTACATGCCACTGTGATCCTATTCCCAGCCCACTCACATCTGCAACACACAAAAGCAAACTCCACTGGTCATAAACAATGATTTCACCATAAAAATAGGTTTGATTTTCTGATGACTGCAAAAACATGAAGTAGTTGTTCATTTATATACAGATACCGACTTTTACAAATACTGCATTTTCAGTGTATTAAACATAAGATAGCTATTGATGAGTCGAGACAATCCATTACTTTTCTGGAGACTCCTTTTGTCTAAATTACTGTAAGATGAGAACTGTTATTTTATGGGGCACTAATTTAAGCCACTTTAAGCAGCAAAAAGgagattttgatttaaaaagaaaacgtcACATTTTTCCCCAAATCACAAATGTGTCCCAGTGCTAATTAAGGACCATGTTTTCTAATGTCCCACcttcttcttcagctccacGCTGATAGCGTTGGCCTCCTTGAGAAAGATGGCGTTGCCCCAAAGCAGATCTCTGAGAGAGGTGAACTGATAGAAACGCCACTTTCTGAAAGCCCACAGAGCCAACTCGGTCTCATGCTCTGTCCAAGGCACTGCGGAGGCAAGACA encodes:
- the kif1ab gene encoding kinesin-like protein KIF1A isoform X1 translates to MAAASVKVAVRVRPFNSREIGKDSKCIIQMTGNTTTILNPKQPKENKSFNFDYSYWSHTTPEDINYASQMQVYRDIGEEMLLHAFEGYNVCIFAYGQTGAGKSYTMMGRQEQDQQGIIPLLCEDLFTKINGSNNDNNMSYSVEVSYMEIYCERVRDLLNPKNKGNLRVREHPLMGPYVEDLSKLAVTSYNDIQDLMDSGNKARTVAATNMNETSSRSHAVFNIIFTQKKCDMDTDNSLEKVSKISLVDLAGSERADSTGAKGTRLKEGANINKSLTTLGKVISALAEQDSAPNKNKKKKKVESFIPYRDSVLTWLLRENLGGNSRTAMVAALSPADINYDETLSTLRYADRAKQIRCNAVINEDPNNRLVRELKEEVARLKDLLYAQGLGDIIENLCDYKNFVNNRQAVDQRGDLSTVTHTMTGMSPSPSISALSSRAGSITNLHDRIFSPASEETIERLKETEKIIAELNETWEEKLRRTEAIRMEREALLAEMGVAMREDGGTLGVFSPKKTPHLVNLNEDPLMSECLLYYIKDGTTKVGRENAKSRQDIVLSGHFIKDEHCTFSSTIGPQGEGCVILEPCEGTETYVNGKRVTSPIVLRSGNRIIMGKSHVFRFNDPEQARLERERTPCAETPVEPVDWAFAQRELLEKQGIDMKQEMEQRLQELEDQYRKEREEASNLLEQQRLDYESKLEALQRQVDSRYLESPEEEEEPEEEGDAVKSMPWTEHETELALWAFRKWRFYQFTSLRDLLWGNAIFLKEANAISVELKKKVQFQFVLLTDTLYSPLPPDLLPPCGAKERESRPFPQTIVAVEVQDQKNGATHYWTLEKLRQRLDLMREMYDRAAELPSSAVEDCDHALTGGDPFYDRFPWFRLVGRAFVYLSNLLYPVPLVHRVAIVSEKGEVKGFLRVAVQAISADEEAPDYGSGVRQSGTAKISFEDKHFEKFQTETCPGVMSHSNTSQEELRFVEGEGQNSDMGISVDEVNNNTCEATLDSPSSPSKSLGLGLDLPLDLSPEKALTHLRIGSTFTFRVTVLQASSISAEYADIFCQFNFIHRHDEAFSTEPLKNTGRGPPLGFYHVQNITVEVTKSFVEYIKTQPIVFEVFGHYQKQPFPPLCKDLISPLRPSRRQFPRVMPLSKPVPATKLSTLTRSTAGPCHAKYDLMVFFEICELEANGDYIPAVVDHRSGMPCHGTYLLHQGIQRRITVTIAHETGNDIEWKEVKELVIGRIRNTPEADETIIDPNILSLNILSSGYFWPKHDDNVSLGVDHRTFYRFEAAWDSSMHNSLLLNRVTPYREKIYITLSAYLEMENCTQPTVITKDFCMVFYSRDTKLPASRSIRNLFSTGCLRPSESNRVTGVYEVTLCHVADNGSPGMQRRRRRVLDTSVAYVRGEENLAGWRPRSDSLILDHQWELEKLSLLQEVEKTRHYLLLREKLEATLQAGQEVLYKSSDISDFAKSPVLSHSPSSSLTPESPNQRQRELAAKCLRLLMHTFNREYSQVSSSASESKLSEMSASLMRDSSSSGLSTLTPSSTCPSLVEGHYDFRHTEPCSEASTPDLDPYSPVDRKKALRGYSFVPDIQEIRVSPIVSKKGYLHFLEPHTSGWLKRYVVVRRPYVYLYRSERDSVERAVINLSSAKVEYSEDKQTLLRTPNTFAVCTEHRGILLQAANDKEMHDWLYAFNPLLAGTIRSKLSRRKSVQSVPCAQRM
- the kif1ab gene encoding kinesin-like protein KIF1A isoform X3, encoding MAAASVKVAVRVRPFNSREIGKDSKCIIQMTGNTTTILNPKQPKENKSFNFDYSYWSHTTPEDINYASQMQVYRDIGEEMLLHAFEGYNVCIFAYGQTGAGKSYTMMGRQEQDQQGIIPLLCEDLFTKINGSNNDNNMSYSVEVSYMEIYCERVRDLLNPKNKGNLRVREHPLMGPYVEDLSKLAVTSYNDIQDLMDSGNKARTVAATNMNETSSRSHAVFNIIFTQKKCDMDTDNSLEKVSKISLVDLAGSERADSTGAKGTRLKEGANINKSLTTLGKVISALAEQDSAPNKNKKKKKVESFIPYRDSVLTWLLRENLGGNSRTAMVAALSPADINYDETLSTLRYADRAKQIRCNAVINEDPNNRLVRELKEEVARLKDLLYAQGLGDIIENLCDYKNFVNNRQAVDQRGDLSTVTHTMTGMSPSPSISALSSRAGSITNLHDRIFSPASEETIERLKETEKIIAELNETWEEKLRRTEAIRMEREALLAEMGVAMREDGGTLGVFSPKKTPHLVNLNEDPLMSECLLYYIKDGTTKVGRENAKSRQDIVLSGHFIKDEHCTFSSTIGPQGEGCVILEPCEGTETYVNGKRVTSPIVLRSGNRIIMGKSHVFRFNDPEQARLERERTPCAETPVEPVDWAFAQRELLEKQGIDMKQEMEQRLQELEDQYRKEREEASNLLEQQRLDYESKLEALQRQVDSRYLESPEEEEEPEEEGDAVKSMPWTEHETELALWAFRKWRFYQFTSLRDLLWGNAIFLKEANAISVELKKKVQFQFVLLTDTLYSPLPPDLLPPCGAKERESRPFPQTIVAVEVQDQKNGATHYWTLEKLRQRLDLMREMYDRAAELPSSAVEDCDHALTGGDPFYDRFPWFRLVGRAFVYLSNLLYPVPLVHRVAIVSEKGEVKGFLRVAVQAISADEEAPDYGSGVRQSGTAKISFEDKHFEKFQTETCPGVMSHSNTSQEELRFVEGEGQNSDMGISVDEVNNNTCEATLDSPSSPSKSLGLGLDLPLDLSPEKALTHLRIGSTFTFRVTVLQASSISAEYADIFCQFNFIHRHDEAFSTEPLKNTGRGPPLGFYHVQNITVEVTKSFVEYIKTQPIVFEVFGHYQKQPFPPLCKDLISPLRPSRRQFPRVMPLSKPVPATKLSTLTRSTAGPCHAKYDLMVFFEICELEANGDYIPAVVDHRSGMPCHGTYLLHQGIQRRITVTIAHETGNDIEWKEVKELVIGRIRNTPEADETIIDPNILSLNILSSGYFWPKHDDKTFYRFEAAWDSSMHNSLLLNRVTPYREKIYITLSAYLEMENCTQPTVITKDFCMVFYSRDTKLPASRSIRNLFSTGCLRPSESNRVTGVYEVTLCHVADNGSPGMQRRRRRVLDTSVAYVRGEENLAGWRPRSDSLILDHQWELEKLSLLQEVEKTRHYLLLREKLEATLQAGQEVLYKSSDISDFAKSPVLSHSPSSSLTPESPNQRQRELAAKCLRLLMHTFNREYSQVSSSASESKLSEMSASLMRDSSSSGLSTLTPSSTCPSLVEGHYDFRHTEPCSEASTPDLDPYSPVDRKKALRGYSFVPDIQEIRVSPIVSKKGYLHFLEPHTSGWLKRYVVVRRPYVYLYRSERDSVERAVINLSSAKVEYSEDKQTLLRTPNTFAVCTEHRGILLQAANDKEMHDWLYAFNPLLAGTIRSKLSRRKSVQSVPCAQRM